Within the Brachyhypopomus gauderio isolate BG-103 unplaced genomic scaffold, BGAUD_0.2 sc71, whole genome shotgun sequence genome, the region taacatgtgcgttaaaatgtgaattaaagcattttagtgaattatccacctcttaataagcagatttagggaactaattctatgctaagacaacgcgaatacggttagcgagctttcacattaacgactgacagcctattaatagtaaattcctctcttaatgccattttacctaaacgcgatgttaaacatttgagtgtgattgtagagtgtgttgggtggaggaggtgaaatgaggatatccattaACGTTAAGATAACGCACAATAAGGAGGAGAGCCATTCTTGTGATACATCACTGCTGATATTGACTAGAATGCATATTTTAGACTTCTAACTAGTACACAACAGTGTAATTTATAGATCAAGTGTTTGTAGGTTTTGTTAATCTGTTGACTATTATCTGTATTATGCTCAGCAGACTTTGGATTGAtggcaaagggagagagaagatcATCAAGAGAGATTGAAAACACAAGGTAAGTTGAAACTAGGGTGGCAGTTTTGATCAATGAATCTTACAAGACTAAAGAGGaatacaacatactaaaatctagtacagtatgatatatgtaatcatatgtaaccatactagacttgtattctattattgtattatttatgttgtatttaatttatcttGTTAGTGTACATTAGTTGCCTGCTGTTTTTCACCTTTGTGGATTGGCTCTTGTTTCCAAGCTGACCATCTTTTAaccgtttcttctttctgtcatttcgtattgtgcagggggcttcctctttctgagtacggggcgatgcacaaaaatggtgcaaacagcatctgctctcagcctggtcttgccctgtttggttctgatgaactggtctgcctcaaaatgtgcctgcagagtgatgtgagtttactcctcacacatgacaactcagttttgtctacccatatacatatcccatagtgggtgaatacacagtattagagaacacttactggatacgtatacactcattacacgtataaaaaaacaaccaaggatgtgcaacaaattcaaattcatatcacatcaatactcataataatcattttctcctgtctttttctcctctctctctttaggccaaagaaccacaggggattcaatggagctgcAACTAGATggcaccctcacctgtttgatagctctgtgatcattgtttcaataaagacagctattatccgcacttggatccttgtctgcctgattagTACGTTACAGAAAGGGTAGTAAACGAACCTGTGCCCTAgagagattattattattattatgaaatgcCATAATATTATTTctaaacacattttatgaacttattcattttggttggatgtgccattgccacagagGACGcactgatgccaactcctatcTGAGGTTCACCACCTGCACTGATGGGACTGTGACTgcttggcctggaattagaactataactatagaactatatttggATTATAAATACAGACTTATGCTAACGggtcgcccaatggaggatgggttcgcttttgagtcttggtcctcctgaggtttcttcctaatccccaccatcatagggagtttttcctcaccactgtcatcTCTgtcgctcattagggatctggacccatacaattgtaaagctgttttgtgatGTGTTTTTAAGCATTCAAGTGTCTCTCCAAACTGAATTATGtcgctagcctcgcgagaaagtcaacctgcagtagcctgagtgtcagttctcgcgagattagcgctgacagcgggaacaacaaacccgaTCAGACTAaactaatcagagatggatgaatgtaacgagagagaaggTGTTTCTATCAAAAAAGGAAGACGtcgtgtaaaatataaggggtcctGGACCTTGATTGGGTCCTTGGTTTAATACACTATTAAATAGCAATACTATTATTAATAGTAATACTATTAAATAGTAACAATAATAActgaaataatataataattataatatagaagaaatacatttgttttgcatttttattgtaggtagatcattttgactaggtcatcttataagtagctcacaagctgaaaaggtgtgggcacccctggtctaaacaaactaccaaacgtaaaggtggcactgaaaagctgagagagaaaagacaagctacagaggttactcactgagtgaacaatgtaggtttcagtagctttccagttgttttcccctgtattttgtcagggtcaagttgttaagtttgttagttattttgatATACCaatatgtggctttgtaatcatattattgctggaagtaatattgtccatatgacaataaaagctgaCATATTGTCACGGTAGGTCGGCCTGGaggccgccagagggcgcctacacacactccctcggtcacacgcacgcccacaaccacacagagcacacccggtcaccctcagcctctgtctcctgctgcttctgtcccagcgttacacatatacactacgtaccatgtatagattcatatacagtatatatacacacacacatatatatatatattttagtgggccagtctgtcaggaactcccgggccactttttctccccagtccgcccctgtcaGCACGGCTGCAATTTCAGTTGAAATCACGCTTCATTTCAACAGTTCTACAAGCGCCATTTCTTAGTTAACAGGAGCATAATAAATGCCAGAAGACTGTGATATGTTTATTAAACTTTGTCATTACAAAAAGTTTCACAAACTTATGTTACCGAGCAACACGTAAATACTTTCTTGCACTTTCTTGTTGCTTTGTGTAGGTCTACATTGGTAGGTCTACATTAGTAGACCTGGCCACGTGCAGGTAGTATGCAGTGGTACACATAAGGTCAGGGAGTTATGTTAAAACAGATTAAGATTAAAGCAGATTAAAGAATGTGCTTGCAAAGAAAAGCTGGTTTCTGTACTCCCCATTCAAACAAACCATGAAAATGACCTTTCTAAAAACTTGTGTATTATATTTTCTTGTACAGTATCCTTTAGTACCTTGATAGAATTTCATATTTTCTAAGATATAAATGTGCATATGGTTATTTATCTTTGGAATTGTTTTATCCGTTTCAACTTTATGCAGTACCAAACTTCACTTTTAATGGTTTATTCCATACTCTTGAGATGAACTGATGTAGGCACTCGTTTTAAATTTTATacataacaaaacaaatcacTCTTTTAGGAAATTAAAATAGAATATTTATTTCAAAAATGCCATTCTTAAAATCATACGACCTTCATAATTCATTACAATAGTTCCATAGagatttaaaaaacatttgtatTGTTAATATTATCTACTTAAAAATACCGATTAGTAACAGTGATAGTGTTGGTGGattaaaactggaacatttcatGTTATTTCATCAGCATGAAGAGATTACGCATCATCTCCATCATCAAAATCGACTCCTGTAGCCGCACGCTTCCTGTAAAACAAAAGTCAGAAGGATGTGCTAGTAATTTTAGCTCATCACAGTTGGCAAAcatttgtaaataaaatgtaaatgtgccatattttgtcaattgtgattttttacaccgcaatcgaaatttgtcctccgcttttaacccacctgtgcagttagaacacacacacacactagtgattactagggcgGCAAGTGACGGCaagagcagagaaacaagacTTGTACGGttaaggggcagtcatggtcctgtgatagggaactggtcttgtgacaggagggtcatgggttcgattcccagacctgaggccatgactgaggtacccttgagcaaggcacctaaccccaactgctccccgggcgctgggctagggctgcccaccgctctgggcacgtgtgatccacagccccctagtaatcactagtgtgtgtgtgtgtgtgtgttctaactgcacaaatgggttaaaagaggaggacaaatttcgattgcggtgaaaaaaatcaaaattgacaaaatatggcacatttacatttagcatTTGAACAGGGTAGAAGTGATATAGTGCAAACCAAATGATGAGCTGCACTGTGTATTTACACACTTACGAAAGGCATTTAGAAAAGAGCCGTGCCTAATGTGTTCAGTGTAGGTATAATGGCTTGTGTACCTAATGTAGTGCcaaggttagggttagcacaCTCTCACTACAACGTTAAAGACAAGGATGGtcattaacacacatacacaggtatATATTTACctgggtgggaggggcttggtGTGTGCAGGCATGCCATTGGCTGTCAGCAGCTCCTGTAGCCACACACATTCCATGAGAATATCCTGAGCCCAGCTCCTGCTCTGTTGCTCCTGCCTCCctgctgcccccttgtggacCCGCTCAGACTCTGCAAGCACTGCTCTCAGGTCTCGGATCTCCCACTCTGACTGTTTCAAGCTCTGATTTAGGAGCATGGTCGTGCTCTCCGCCTTCTGTTCACGTCATACACACCAGCACAGGAGACACCAGAGTCAGGACAGGTGGGTTGATGTGGCTGGGGAAGATACTGGTGCTAAATTGGTGGCAGATTGTTTTAGTGCAAACGGTTCAGTGTTTCAGCTTGTGTTTATCAAGGAATATGGGAGTAATGTCTTGTTTATGATACACAGGTTATGACACACAGGTGCTGATTGAAGTGTTTGAATGGTGTAGCACCAGTTTAAGTCCTGACCCGTCCCACATTAGGGAACAGGGCTCTGTATTCACGTCACATGCTATTCAGAAGGCACGTAGAAAGGAAAGCCAGTGTGCTGGGGGGAGTGACCTGATCCCTAACTCCTCCTACTGTAGGTGGGTCTCCCTAACTCCACCTGCTGTAGGCGTgtctacctaacactacctgctgtaggcgggtgcgggtctacccaacactacctgctgtaggcgggtgcgggtctacctaacactacctgctgtaggcAGGTGCGGGTCTATCTAACACTACCTGCTGAAGGCGGGTGCgggtctacctaacactacctgctgaaggcgggtgcgggtctacctaacactacgtgctgtaggcgggtgcgggctaaccaccacacacacacacacaacattactaaaatttattaaatatgaACAGGAAAATGAGACCAAAGTAAAGACGTCACTAGATACCTGTTCTCTAGTGCCTGTGTAAGACGGGCGATGTCTCACAGCTGCAGAGGGTGacgggggtggagagggtgtagagggtggagaaggtgtagagggtggagtgggtgtagagggtggagtgggtgtagagggtggagaaggtgtagagggtggaggggatgtagagggtggagaaggtgtagagggtggaggggatgtagagggtggagtgggtgtagagggtggagtgggtgtagagggtggaggggatgtagagggtggagagggtgtagagggtggagtgggtgtagagggtggagagggtgtagagggtggaggggatgtagagggtggaggggaagtagagggtggaggggaagtagagggtggaggggatgtagagggtggagtgggtgtagagggtggagggggtgtagagggtggaggggatgtagagggtggagtgggtgtagagggtggagggggtgtagagggtggagtgggtgtagagggtggagtgggtgtagagggtggagggggtgtagagggtggagtgggtgtagagggtggaggggatgtagagggtggagaaggtgtagagggtggaggggatgtagagggtggagaaggtgtagagggtggaggggatgtagagggtggagtgggtgtagagggtggagtgggtgtagagggtggagtgggtgtagagggtggaggggatgtagagggtggagagggtgtagagggtggagtgggtgtagagggtggagagggtgtagagggtggaggggatgtagagggtggaggggaagtagagggtggaggggaagtagagggtggaggggatgtagagggtggagtgggtgtagagggtggagggggtgtagagggtggaggggatgtagagggtggagtgggtgtagagggtggagggggtgtagagggtggagtgggtgtagagggtggagtgggtgtagagggtggagggggtgtagagggtggagtgggtgtagagggtggaggggatgtagagggtggagtgggtgtagagggtggaggggatgtagagggtggagtgggtgtagagggtggagtgggtgtagagggtggagtgggtgtagagggtggaggggatgtagagggtggagagggtgtagagggtggagtgggtgtagagggtggagagggtgtagagggtggaggggatgtagagggtggaggggaagtagagggtggaggggatgtagagggtggaggggatgtagagggtggagtgggtgtagagggtggagtgggtgtagagggtggagtgggtgtagagggtggagtgggtgtagagggtggagggggtgtagagggtggagtgggtgtagagggtggaggggatgtagagggtggagtgggtgtagagggtggatggggatgtagagggtggaggggatgtagagggtggagtgggtgtagagggtggaggggatgtagagggtggagtgggtgtagagggtggaggggatgtagagggtggaggggaagtagagggtggaggggatgtagagggtggagtgggtgtagagggtggaggggatgtagagggtggagtgggtgtagagggtggagggggtgtagagggtggagggggtgtagagggtggagagggtgtagagggtgtagagggtggagggggtgtagagggtgtagagggtggagtgggtgtagagggtggaggggatgtagagggtggagtgggtgtagagggtggagtgggtgtagagggtggaggggatgtagagggtggagtgggtgtagagggtggaggggatgtagatggtggaggggatgtagagggtggaggggatgtagagggtggaggggatgtagagggtggagtgggtgtagagggtggaatgggtgtagagggtggaggggatgtagagggtggaggggatgtagagggtggagtgggtgtagagggtggagttgggctGTAGTTGTTCCTCTCGCTTTGGATCCTTTTCTTCTTTCGCTGAATTCTGGTTGGAGTTTTCAGCTTTCTACCGAGTCTTATAACCTGCCCTTCATcagagctaacacacacacacacacacacacacacacacacacacacacacacacacagaacgaaagagcaaagaaagagagaaacagggagaatCAATATTTTGGATTTACTTTCATTGATTTAGTTTGTATCCCAAGTTTGTCTGATAACATTAGATTCACGCTGTTTAATCTACACTccttctattgtaaaatttaggcaagattgtaggcaggctgagagacgttggcgaaggtcagaattgcaagtacattttgatatttataaaacaacattgcacaattacaacagtgaagtgaaatcagcaaggaaaaactatttctctaccttaattcattcatcaaataataactcggctgtcttgttcagaagtatagatcagctagtaaaccccacctcctgtttcttccctgagactgtttcagttgaaaaatgtgatgagtttgcaatattttttagggacaagattactagtataaggcagaacatagcaacaagcactaatagactatcaacccttatatcagttactcagcctaactttaatatgtcttatttccaagaagttgacaacactacttgatgtgatctcatcactaaaatcctctacttgtgaactggaccctttacctacatgctttttcaagcaggttctgagctcattagcaaatgaagttctaacgattgttaatcagtctctgcaattgggtgaattccctaactttttaaaaacagcaacggttaaaccactattaaagaacagaaatcttgatcccacaattctcaataattatcgacctatatctaacctttcctttcttagcaaaatcattgaaaaagttgtgtcaatccagttgaatgattatgtaaaagtaaatcaaataaatgacacttttcaatctggtttcagagctctccacagcactgaaacagccctagttaaggtagtaaatgacttgagattgaatacggatgcaggcaaactctcagtcctttttctgctggatttaaGCACTGCTTTTGACACGgttgatcatgaaattcttcttgatcgactacagagctgggtaggccttagtggcttagtcttagactggtttagatcgtacctaactgggcttGATTACTacgtagcattaggtacctcttcctccacacgtcaaaaaaaaacttgtggcgtcccccaaggatcaattcttgggccgttactattcaacctatatatgcttccgttaccacatatcattaataaacatggtattagttatcatcaatatgcagatgacactcaactttacatttctctagaacctaaggccctaaaatcaatttgctcactgtttgactgcatagatgatatacagacatggatgtctgacaattttctgcaattaaataaacagaagacagaagttcttgttcttggcagtgattcacaaagaaatgatgtttaaatatttaaataaaatgaatctgaatgccagacaatgtgttaagaacctgggcgtcacctttgataatgagctcagcttcaaatcacacatcatgactacatacaagacagcttattttcaccttcgaaacattgctaaggtccgagatatgctcactcctgctgacagtgaaaaacttgtccatgcatttatcacatcaaggctagattattgtaacgctgttctgtctgctcttccaaagagctctatttcgcacctacagagagttcagaatgcggctgcaagggttctgacccacaggtgaaagagagatcatattacacctgcactccactcactgcactggttacctgtcagctttaggatagattttaaggttctagtcatggtttttaaatgtcttcatggtcttgcccctctttacctcagtgaaatgatggttagatatgttccagtcaggtctctgaggtcttcaaacagtaatctactggtgattcctagatgccgattaaagattggcgagggtgcttttagacactatggcccaaagctctggaattctcttcctgaagagctcagaggcatttaatccctgaatagtttcaagaacagtctcaaaacatttctgtttagatctgcttttagttaagaaactctagtctattattttataatttgtcactttatttaattatttctttttatctttaattttaatattttgttatcttcttatatttactttagttttatttactttacttttttattatattgtttactttacttttttacattttatgttattttactttaatttcttctaacatttcctttttgtcttctcctttttatgtttcttttatttatactgtaaagcacattgagttgcatgtatgtatgaaaggtgctatacaaataaagattattattatttattattattacctgaGTGTTTGTCCTTCATCACAGGATCCGTTCTGACCTTCCCACGCTGTAACGTCACACAAGCAGAGAGGTTTCACTGCCATTCACGCTCGTAAACTCATATCCAGATTCATAAAACATGTCATATATAACTTCCACAAGAATGTAGCACTCactcaggtcagaggtcacactgCCTACCATGGAGGTCGTTACAGTGAGTCAGAACCACACAACTGGTCCCTCAAACCCAGACACACGCTGCTTGTCTACAGTTTCAGTTGCATTGTGATTATATTCATGCATTTTGCATTTTCTGAAGCAATTCACAAGTTCACTGCCTTTTAATGCCGAAGCAAACACAAGACTATACACAGCATCTGTTCAGCGTATGCTGAATATGCCATAGTACCGGTTCTGTGTGCAGCGAGTCCAGATCGCTGTCTGTGGTGAACAAGTCTGTCCTCCTCAGAGGAACTACAGAAGCTCAGAGATCTATATGAACACAGTACCTACGTCTACAGCACTGAAAATGGTTTATTCTGATGCACTGTATATTTTTACTCTATATTATTGTTGTCTGACACTGTGAGTATGAGTAAATCTACTTCATTTTAACGACAGAAACAGCTCAGAGAAGGTCTGGCTCACAGATGAAGCCAGGAGCTACCTGCTAGGGGTCTGGGT harbors:
- the LOC143491145 gene encoding uncharacterized protein LOC143491145 isoform X1; its protein translation is MISSVGCRLPRPNGGNGKTENFLHSVHLRSSKSMIKDSVLSTTPPPTGNTTSTPNESNSDLPDTSTEVTINIVERGGQQERGSDRVRLFTAPSWQTLGAAGPGGSKTEQCLWRLERLLGTTIGVTGEEEEEDEEEEESVCTEDFSSRFRDVMLDVPVPRSTGTATDSLSSDTVRVTEAQMAGYLSTTHNPSRHSSQTPKPRPLAAWEGQNGSCDEGQTLSSDEGQVIRLGRKLKTPTRIQRKKKRIQSERNNYSPTPPSTPTPPSTSPPPSTSPPPSTPIPPSTPTPPSTSPPPSTSPPPSTSPPPSTSPPPSTPTPPSTSPPPSTPTPPSTPTPPSTSPPPSTPTPPSTPSTPPPPSTPSTPSPPSTPPPPSTPPPPSTPTPPSTSPPPSTPTPPSTSPPPSTSPPPSTSPPPSTPTPPSTSPPPSTPTPPSTSPPPSTSPSTLYTHSTLYIPSTLYTHSTLYTPSTLYTHSTLYTHSTLYTHSTLYTHSTLYIPSTLYIPSTLYFPSTLYIPSTLYTLSTLYTHSTLYTLSTLYIPSTLYTHSTLYTHSTLYTHSTLYIPSTLYTHSTLYIPSTLYTHSTLYTPSTLYTHSTLYTHSTLYTPSTLYTHSTLYIPSTLYTPSTLYTHSTLYIPSTLYFPSTLYFPSTLYIPSTLYTLSTLYTHSTLYTLSTLYIPSTLYTHSTLYTHSTLYTHSTLYIPSTLYTFSTLYIPSTLYTFSTLYIPSTLYTHSTLYTPSTLYTHSTLYTHSTLYTPSTLYTHSTLYIPSTLYTPSTLYTHSTLYIPSTLYFPSTLYFPSTLYIPSTLYTLSTLYTHSTLYTLSTLYIPSTLYTHSTLYTHSTLYIPSTLYTFSTLYIPSTLYTFSTLYTHSTLYTHSTLYTFSTLYTLSTPVTLCSCETSPVLHRH
- the LOC143491145 gene encoding uncharacterized protein LOC143491145 isoform X2 — encoded protein: MISSVGCRLPRPNGGNGKTENFLHSVHLRSSKSMIKDSVLSTTPPPTGNTTSTPNESNSDLPDTSTEVTINIVERGGQQERGSDRVRLFTAPSWQTLGAAGPGGSKTEQCLWRLERLLGTTIGVTGEEEEEDEEEEESVCTEDFSSRFRDVMLDVPVPRSTGTATDSLSSDTVRVTEAQMAGYLSTTHNPTWEGQNGSCDEGQTLSSDEGQVIRLGRKLKTPTRIQRKKKRIQSERNNYSPTPPSTPTPPSTSPPPSTSPPPSTPIPPSTPTPPSTSPPPSTSPPPSTSPPPSTSPPPSTPTPPSTSPPPSTPTPPSTPTPPSTSPPPSTPTPPSTPSTPPPPSTPSTPSPPSTPPPPSTPPPPSTPTPPSTSPPPSTPTPPSTSPPPSTSPPPSTSPPPSTPTPPSTSPPPSTPTPPSTSPPPSTSPSTLYTHSTLYIPSTLYTHSTLYTPSTLYTHSTLYTHSTLYTHSTLYTHSTLYIPSTLYIPSTLYFPSTLYIPSTLYTLSTLYTHSTLYTLSTLYIPSTLYTHSTLYTHSTLYTHSTLYIPSTLYTHSTLYIPSTLYTHSTLYTPSTLYTHSTLYTHSTLYTPSTLYTHSTLYIPSTLYTPSTLYTHSTLYIPSTLYFPSTLYFPSTLYIPSTLYTLSTLYTHSTLYTLSTLYIPSTLYTHSTLYTHSTLYTHSTLYIPSTLYTFSTLYIPSTLYTFSTLYIPSTLYTHSTLYTPSTLYTHSTLYTHSTLYTPSTLYTHSTLYIPSTLYTPSTLYTHSTLYIPSTLYFPSTLYFPSTLYIPSTLYTLSTLYTHSTLYTLSTLYIPSTLYTHSTLYTHSTLYIPSTLYTFSTLYIPSTLYTFSTLYTHSTLYTHSTLYTFSTLYTLSTPVTLCSCETSPVLHRH
- the LOC143491145 gene encoding uncharacterized protein LOC143491145 isoform X3, with translation MISSVGCRLPRPNGGNGKTENFLHSVHLRSSKSMIKDSVLSTTPPPTGNTTSTPNESNSDLPDTSTEVTINIVERGGQQERGSDRVRLFTAPSWQTLGAAGPGGSKTEQCLWRLERLLGTTIGVTGEEEEEDEEEEESVCTEDFSSRFRDVMLDVPVPRSTGTAWEGQNGSCDEGQTLSSDEGQVIRLGRKLKTPTRIQRKKKRIQSERNNYSPTPPSTPTPPSTSPPPSTSPPPSTPIPPSTPTPPSTSPPPSTSPPPSTSPPPSTSPPPSTPTPPSTSPPPSTPTPPSTPTPPSTSPPPSTPTPPSTPSTPPPPSTPSTPSPPSTPPPPSTPPPPSTPTPPSTSPPPSTPTPPSTSPPPSTSPPPSTSPPPSTPTPPSTSPPPSTPTPPSTSPPPSTSPSTLYTHSTLYIPSTLYTHSTLYTPSTLYTHSTLYTHSTLYTHSTLYTHSTLYIPSTLYIPSTLYFPSTLYIPSTLYTLSTLYTHSTLYTLSTLYIPSTLYTHSTLYTHSTLYTHSTLYIPSTLYTHSTLYIPSTLYTHSTLYTPSTLYTHSTLYTHSTLYTPSTLYTHSTLYIPSTLYTPSTLYTHSTLYIPSTLYFPSTLYFPSTLYIPSTLYTLSTLYTHSTLYTLSTLYIPSTLYTHSTLYTHSTLYTHSTLYIPSTLYTFSTLYIPSTLYTFSTLYIPSTLYTHSTLYTPSTLYTHSTLYTHSTLYTPSTLYTHSTLYIPSTLYTPSTLYTHSTLYIPSTLYFPSTLYFPSTLYIPSTLYTLSTLYTHSTLYTLSTLYIPSTLYTHSTLYTHSTLYIPSTLYTFSTLYIPSTLYTFSTLYTHSTLYTHSTLYTFSTLYTLSTPVTLCSCETSPVLHRH